A genomic window from Micromonospora sp. WMMA1947 includes:
- a CDS encoding SDR family oxidoreductase, translating into MKIVVIGGSGLIGSKLVKILGAQGHEAVPASPKTGVNTLTGEGVAEALSGADAVVDVSNSPSLEGGAALEFFETSTRNLLAAAADAGVGHYVVLSVVGSERLPDSGYMRAKVAQDKLVTASGLPYSLVHATQFFEFLQGIVDAATDGDTVHLAPVLIQPMAADDVAAAVADVVVGAPANGVVEVGGPEQFRLDELGRSTLAARQDPRSVVSDPGARYFGAALSERSLVPADGARIAATRLDDWRTRATHGR; encoded by the coding sequence ATGAAGATCGTCGTCATCGGTGGCAGCGGGCTCATCGGCTCCAAACTCGTGAAGATCCTCGGCGCCCAGGGCCACGAGGCGGTGCCGGCGTCGCCGAAGACCGGCGTGAACACGCTGACCGGTGAGGGGGTGGCGGAGGCGCTGTCCGGCGCCGACGCGGTTGTCGACGTGTCGAACTCGCCGTCGCTCGAGGGCGGCGCCGCACTGGAGTTCTTCGAGACGTCCACGCGTAACCTCCTTGCCGCCGCCGCGGACGCCGGGGTGGGGCACTACGTGGTGCTCTCCGTCGTGGGCTCGGAACGGCTTCCGGACAGCGGCTACATGCGGGCGAAGGTCGCCCAGGACAAGCTCGTCACCGCGTCCGGGCTTCCGTACTCCCTGGTGCACGCCACACAGTTCTTCGAGTTCCTGCAGGGCATCGTCGACGCCGCCACGGACGGCGACACCGTGCACCTCGCGCCGGTGCTGATCCAGCCGATGGCGGCGGACGACGTGGCGGCCGCGGTGGCCGACGTCGTGGTCGGCGCGCCGGCCAACGGTGTGGTCGAGGTCGGCGGTCCGGAGCAGTTCCGCCTCGACGAACTGGGACGATCCACCCTCGCGGCCCGGCAGGATCCTCGATCGGTGGTGAGTGACCCCGGCGCCCGGTATTTCGGTGCCGCGCTGTCCGAACGCTCGCTCGTCCCCGCCGACGGCGCCCGCATCGCCGCCACCCGCCTCGACGACTGGCGGACGCGGGCGACCCACGGCCGGTAG
- a CDS encoding phosphotransferase, with the protein MTLLVIDGGKLRACLVAHWGLVNAAVQVHNGGMNSATWFVSEGGERWVAKAVAPGSRRPFIGGLEVAAHVERAGVAAGTPLVTRRGSIVVDVDGVPLALLNWVAGSGLIGRRPDEQRLIGATLARVHAALRSVTIKDADRFHWVDPRAPHLLVRPWVQPSVAAALAGYEALDVGSLSWGLLHTDPAPEAFRLDRKSGECGLIDWSIAMSGPLMYDLASAVMYVGGIDNADYLVEAYLENKTMTRAEVEHGLPAMLRFRWAVQADYFARRLVTDDLTGITSMADNDVGLENAHRWLDRLAAKEPSGARRGHATA; encoded by the coding sequence TTGACTCTGCTCGTGATCGATGGCGGGAAGCTGCGTGCGTGTCTCGTGGCCCATTGGGGACTGGTGAACGCGGCGGTTCAGGTACACAACGGCGGAATGAACTCGGCGACGTGGTTCGTCTCCGAGGGCGGTGAACGGTGGGTAGCCAAGGCAGTTGCGCCGGGATCGCGCCGGCCCTTCATCGGCGGCCTTGAGGTCGCGGCTCATGTCGAGAGGGCAGGCGTTGCGGCTGGCACCCCGCTGGTGACGAGGCGCGGAAGCATCGTCGTCGACGTCGACGGAGTGCCGCTCGCGTTGTTGAACTGGGTCGCAGGCAGCGGGCTGATCGGCAGGAGGCCGGACGAGCAACGGCTGATCGGGGCAACCCTGGCGCGGGTGCACGCAGCACTCAGAAGCGTGACGATCAAGGATGCCGACCGGTTCCACTGGGTCGATCCGCGGGCGCCGCATCTGCTGGTCCGTCCTTGGGTCCAACCCTCCGTGGCGGCCGCCCTTGCCGGTTACGAGGCGCTTGATGTCGGGTCTTTGTCGTGGGGCCTGTTACACACCGATCCGGCTCCAGAGGCATTCCGGCTCGACCGCAAGTCGGGAGAGTGCGGACTGATCGACTGGAGTATCGCGATGAGCGGTCCGCTTATGTACGACCTAGCATCGGCAGTGATGTATGTCGGCGGAATCGATAACGCGGACTACCTGGTGGAGGCATACCTGGAGAACAAGACGATGACGCGCGCCGAGGTGGAACACGGCTTGCCGGCCATGCTCCGGTTTCGCTGGGCGGTGCAGGCCGACTACTTCGCCCGCCGCCTTGTGACCGACGATCTGACCGGAATCACGAGCATGGCCGACAACGACGTGGGCTTGGAGAATGCGCATCGATGGCTCGACCGCCTGGCGGCCAAAGAGCCTTCCGGGGCACGCAGGGGGCATGCGACAGCGTGA